A single window of Cryptococcus neoformans var. neoformans JEC21 chromosome 3 sequence DNA harbors:
- a CDS encoding GTP-binding protein, putative encodes MPPRTKVQSSGLGKALINRKAKEAVAPKESQLYTLDDNNPLASVTHERDLDEFLANAALADQDFTTERTKLRVISAPNMPTPSTNPFLLSAEEEKEVTKKKRDFQGDLTVPRRPPWTRQMTRLELEKQERESFLEWRRDIAKLAETSNLLLTPFERNVQLWRQLWRVLERSQLVVQIVDARNPLGFRCQDLENYVKEIGSDENDEEITVAGKGKRRSLLLINKADLLTYDQRSAWAEYFEKEGISYAFFSAANAAAAQEQAEKQRLRQQEEYDGPKGSSEENEEESEEQQDETEDEQDETEEEHLINDLRETHLDEEDWSSESAGRSGNVSRSEVDEKLAEGQTLSLSEVAQDVGARFGESTEQEDVRTRVLTVTELEDLFINAAPDLKDFATPQHPNPKLMVGLVGYPNVGKSSTINSLLGAKKVSVSATPGKTKHFQTLVLSDTITLCDCPGLVFPQFANTQADMVVDGVLPIDQMREYSAPVDLLCKRIPREILEGTYGIRIDVKDEEEGGTGKVGWEEFLSAYAIARGMTRSSFGMPDTSRAARYVLKDYVNAKLLFAHPPPGIDADDFMSVSRAETIARIEESYENGRKRAPVTHVSKNADTYVQPASAKAKDSLDDETEQGQDQTKRERQSTSRQVKSTAASAPARSGREKASALDSVYFNESGAQPRLVIKGRNQPGDAQEGGQGFSRTTRYPHQRLLGPDGMPILGAGGRDLGGANGKKHFKRKEGKKRSGKGYD; translated from the exons ATG CCGCCCCGAACAAAAGTTCAGTCTTCCGGACTCGGTAAAGCGCTGATCAATCGCAAAGCCAAGGAAGCAGTTGCACCTAAGGAGTCCCAGCTT TACACCCTTGATGACAACAATCCTTTGGCATCCGTCACCCATGAGCGCGATCTCGACGAATTTCTGGCCAACGCTGCTCTGGCAGATCAAGATTTCACAACCGAACGTACCAAGCTACGAGTGATATCTGCTCCTAACATGCCTACGCCATCTACCAATCCATTTTTGCTATCcgctgaagaggagaaggaagtcaccaagaagaagagggatttCCAGGGGGATTTGACTGTGCCTCGACGACCGCCTTGGACAAGGCAGATGACAAGGTTGGAGTTGGAAAAGCAGGAACGGGAGTCTTTCCTGgagtggagaagagacatCGCAAA GCTCGCTGAAACGTCTAACCTTTTGCTTACGCCTTTTGAGCGTAATGTCCAACTTTGGCGTCAACTTTGGCGTGTCCTTGAGCGTTCTCAACTCGTCGTTCAAATCGTGGATGCTCGAAATCCTCTTGGTTTTAGGTGTCAGGATCTGGAGAACTACGTGAAGGAGATCGGTAGCGACGAAAATGACGAAGAGATTACCGTGGCaggcaaaggaaagagaagaagcttaTTGCTGATAAATAAGGCTGACTTATTGACATATGATCAAAG GTCTGCTTGGGCCGAGTAtttcgagaaggaaggcATCTCGTACGCGTTCTTCTCCGCTGCGaatgctgctgctgctcaagAACAGGCAGAGAAACAGCGATTAAGGCAACAAGAAGAATATGATGGACCCAAAGGGTCTAGTgaggaaaatgaagaagaatctgAAGAGCAGCAGGATGAGACTGAGGATGAGCAGGATGAGACTGAGGAGGAGCATTTGATTAATGATCTCAGAGAAACCCATctcgatgaggaagattggTCTTCAGAAAGTGCCGGAAGGAGTGGGAATGTTTCAAGGTCGGAAGTAGACGAAAAACTTGCCGAGGGGCAGACTCTATCTTTATCTGAAGTCGCCCAGGATGTCGGAGCCAGGTTTGGGGAGTCTACGGAACAGGAAGACGTAAGAACAAGAGTTCTCACCGTTACCGAGCTGGAAGATCTTTTCATCAATGCAGCACCAGACTTGAAAG ACTTTGCCACTCCTCAGCACCCCAATCCCAAGCTTATGGTCGGTTTGGTTGGCTACCCTAATGTTGGTAAATCATCCACGATCAACTCCCTCCTCGGTGCCAAGAAAGTGTCTGTTTCTGCAACTCCCGGTAAAACCAAGCATTTCCAGACTCTTGTACTCTCTGACACCATCACTCTGTGTGATTGTCCCGGTCTTGTCTTCCCGCAGTTTGCCAACACTCAAGCGGACATGGTCGTTGATGGTGTATTACCAATCGACCAAATGAGAGAGTATTCTGCTCCTGTGGATTTGCTGTGTAAACGAATACCGAGGGAGATATTGGAGGGTACCTATGGTATTAGGATTGATGTtaaggacgaagaagagggcggAACAGGTAAAGTGGGGTGGGAAGAGTTCTTATCTGCTTATGCGA TCGCTCGCGGTATGACTCGATCTTCTTTCGGTATGCCGGACACTTCTCGTGCCGCACGATACGTCTTGAAGGATTATGTCAATGCCAAACTTTTGTTTGCCCATCCCCCGCCGGGTATAGACGCCGACGATTTTATGTCAGTCTCTCGAGCTGAAACTATTGCACGTATCGAGGAGTCATACGAGAATGGCAGAAAACGTGCACCCGTGACTCATGTCTCGAAGAATGCCGATACTTACGTTCAGCCTGCATCAGCAAAGGCTAAGGATTCTCTGGATGATGAGACAGAGCAGGGACAAGATCAAACTAAGAGAGAAAGGCAGTCTACTAGTAGACAGGTCAAGTCTActgctgcttctgctcCCGCACGTTCTGGTCGCGAGAAGGCGTCGGCCCTTGATTCTGTGTACTTCAATGAAAGTGGGGCACAGCCACGTTTGGTCATCAAGGGGCGTAATCAGCCTGGTGATGCACAGGAAGGAGGGCAAGGATTTTCAAGGACTACCAGATATCCCCATCAGAGGTTGTTGGGACCTGACGGGATGCCCATTCTCGGtgctggaggaagagactTGGGAGGGGcaaatgggaagaagcacttcaagagaaaggaagggaaaaaaagatcCGGCAAGGGTTACGATTAG
- a CDS encoding cyclophilin-like peptidyl prolyl cis-trans isomerase, putative — protein MSGPSPTYVTFDTSVGSFTVELYTAHAPKTCNNFAKLAERGYYNGVIFHRIIPNFMIQGGDPTGTGRGGTSIYGDRFADEIHPELRFVGAGILAMANSGPNTNGSQFFITCAPTPYLDGKHTIFGRVSSGMKTIQRLEAVRTDKDDRPVEEIKIHRARLGDATQGGGLAVAMPA, from the exons ATGTCAGGCCCTTCTCCAACATACGTCACATTCGACACTTCCGTCGGTTCATTCACTGTCGAACTCTACACGGCCCATGCGCCCAAG ACATGTAACAACTTTGCCAAGCTGGCGGAGCGAGGCTATTACAACGGTGTCATTTTCCATCGAATTATCCCT AATTTCATGATTCAAGGTGGTGACCCAACAGGAACGGGGCGAGGTGGAACCTCAATTTATGGCGATAGGTTTGCCGACGAAATCCACCCCGAGCTGAGATTTGTTGGTGCGGGAATCTTGGCCATGGCTAATTCTGGACCGAATACTAATG GTTCacaattcttcatcacatGT GCCCCGACACCGTACCTCGACGGAAAGCACACGATATTCGGTCGAGTGTCTTCTGGTATGAAGACCATTCAGAGATTAGAGGCTGTGCGAACGGACAAGGACGACAGACCAGTGGAGGAAATCAAGATACATCGAGCGAGACTGGGTGACGCTAcgcaaggaggagggctgGCTGTCGCCATGCCTGCTTAA
- a CDS encoding ER to Golgi transport-related protein, putative, with product MGRNGMFGSFQGFDAFGKTMEDVKIKTRTGALLTFISLSIILTSVMLEFIDYRRIHMEPSIIVDRSRGEKLVIDFDIEFPRVPCYLLSLDVMDISGEHQTEFEHQVTKTRMNKDGNVISKVQGGQLKGDVERANLNQDPNYCGSCYGALPPESGCCNSCEEVRQAYGRKGWSFSDPEGIEQCVEEGWMDKMKEQNEEGCRIDGHIRVNKVIGNLHFSPGRSFQNNMMQMLELVPYLRDKNHHDFGHIVHKFRFGADMTKAEELTVLPKEQRWRDKLGLRDPLQGIKAHTEVSNYMFQYFLKVVSTNFISLSGEEISSHQYSVTQYERDLRTGNAPGKDAHGHMTSHGMMGVPGVFFNYEISPMKVIHTEERQSFAHFLTSTCAIVGGVLTVASLVDSLIFNSSKRLKKKSEDSFRGPSGKIL from the exons ATGGGACGGAACGGCATGTTTGGCTCTTTTCAGGGCTTCGATGCTTTCGGAAAG ACgatggaagatgtcaagATCAAGACACGTACCGGTGCTCTCT TGACTTTCATCTCACTGTCGATTATTCTTACCTCTGTCATGCTCGAGTTCATCGATTACAGACGGATACACATGGAACCAAGTATCATCGTGGATAGATCGAGGGGAGAGAAGCTTGTAATCGATTTTGACATAGAATTCCCCCGAGTCCCATGCTATC TCCTTTCGTTGGATGTCATGGACATCTCTGGGGAACATCAGACAGAGTTTGAACACCAAGTTACCAAGACAAGAATGAACAAGGATGGGAACGTTATTTCCAAAGTACAGGGGGGTC AGCTCAAAGGAGATGTTGAGAGAGCCAACTTAAACCAGGACCCCAATTACTGTGGATCTTGCTATGGtgcccttcctcctgaGAGCGG GTGCTGTAACTCTTGTGAAGAGGTCCGACAAGCCTACGGTAGGAAAGGATGGTCTTTCAGTGATCCTGAAGGAATCGAACAG tgtgttgaagaaggatggatggacaagatgaaggagcaAAACGAGGAAGGTTGTCGCATTGATGGACACATCCGGGTCAACAAG GTTATCGGAAACCTACACTTCAGTCCTGGTCGATCATTCCAAAACAACATGATGCAAATGCTCGAGCTCGTCCCTTACCTACGCGACAAGAATCACCACGACTTTGGGCACATTGTGCACAAGTTTAGATTTGGCGCTGATATGACCAAGGCAGAAGAGTTGACAGTTCTGCCAAAGGAacagagatggagagataAATTAGGTCTAAGGGATCCTTTGCAAGGAATTAAGGCTCATACTGAAGTTT CCAACTATATGTTTCAGT ACTTCCTCAAGGTTGTTTCCACGAACTTCATTTCCCTCAGTGGGGAGGAGATTTCGTCTCATCAGTACAGTGTGACTCAGTATGAACGAGATCTTCGAACGGGAAACGCCCCTGGTAAGGATGCCCATGGTC ATATGACTAGTCACGGAATGATGGGTGTTCCTGGGGTCTTCTTCAA CTATGAGATATCACCCATGAAAGTTATCCACACAGAAGAAAGGCAATCCTTTGCACACTTCCTAACATC GACATGCGCGATCGTCGGAGGTGTTTTGACAGTTGCAAGCTTGGTAGACTCTTTAATCTTCAACAGTTCCAAGCGAttaaagaagaagtctgAAGATTCATTCAGAGGCCCAAGTGGGAAGATA